In a single window of the Amycolatopsis sp. cg5 genome:
- a CDS encoding protein-arginine deiminase family protein, with the protein MEHTAAEHKPTAAELLADRKFLSGNETAAGHIDDMVRVMLTETGLRPDELIRVPVLFQELHTFPLFVAFTPGIPNGLSVNEHLFMPPDPHGPIVRGRDVFKEVTERALAANQVRVRWVDDFGWAHQGGGEVHCTTNAWRAVVR; encoded by the coding sequence CTGGAGCACACGGCCGCGGAGCACAAGCCGACCGCGGCGGAGCTGCTCGCCGACCGGAAGTTCCTGAGCGGCAACGAAACCGCCGCGGGTCACATCGACGACATGGTCCGCGTCATGCTCACCGAGACCGGGCTGCGGCCGGACGAGCTGATCCGGGTACCCGTGCTTTTCCAGGAGCTGCATACCTTTCCGCTGTTCGTCGCCTTCACACCGGGCATCCCGAACGGCCTCTCGGTGAACGAGCACCTGTTCATGCCACCGGACCCGCACGGCCCGATCGTGCGAGGCCGGGACGTGTTCAAGGAGGTCACCGAGCGCGCGCTCGCGGCGAATCAGGTCCGGGTGCGGTGGGTCGACGACTTCGGCTGGGCACATCAGGGCGGCGGCGAGGTCCACTGCACCACCAACGCCTGGCGCGCGGTCGTACGCTGA
- a CDS encoding protein-arginine deiminase family protein, producing the protein MGAKGIALLAGLTLLCGAPVVAAAEAPLSGDTVFLPNLDDDQRRCHVDPADLDRPGPEVDVRLAACNDAADDQVNGSRDEEDLARLRAGRLRGAAGQVTVDGQARVFVKRNGGFSPDTRLSGAELRRGVELGVEGRDIVRDPARWDGWVTVKLTIDGKLGASHRMRVAPLLFQNDLQPATTVFAARPARGPGWPDAVPLPSGFPEGWDEFSAPLRQEASTKFIAGTAQWWKDVWWQDLFEPASASMPTRHGTQTMRVAIRSANVFDMGSGPTPRPAGRLLFRDFRGPDVAVVQEYTVESRSLGKDLINATGNIETVPPYPGFPQGRLVYGSGASRQPDPAFIKMLTAQGQQPPIVLDTTWLAVGHVDEPLHVVRANNARGWTLLVADPRLAVDLLKKVPRQRNSWSTRPRSTSRPRRSCSPTGSS; encoded by the coding sequence GGCTGACACTGCTGTGTGGCGCGCCGGTCGTGGCGGCCGCGGAGGCGCCGTTGAGCGGGGACACGGTCTTCCTGCCCAACCTCGACGACGATCAGCGCCGCTGCCACGTCGACCCGGCCGATCTCGACCGGCCCGGTCCGGAGGTGGACGTCCGGCTCGCGGCCTGCAACGACGCCGCCGACGACCAGGTGAACGGCTCTCGCGACGAAGAGGACCTGGCCCGATTGCGGGCCGGCCGTCTGCGTGGCGCGGCCGGTCAGGTCACTGTGGACGGTCAGGCTCGCGTGTTCGTCAAGCGGAATGGGGGATTTTCGCCGGACACGCGGTTGTCCGGCGCGGAACTGCGCCGCGGCGTGGAACTGGGGGTGGAGGGGCGCGACATCGTGCGGGATCCGGCGCGCTGGGATGGCTGGGTGACCGTCAAGCTGACCATCGACGGCAAGCTCGGCGCCAGTCACCGCATGCGTGTCGCGCCCCTTCTTTTTCAGAACGACCTGCAACCGGCGACCACCGTGTTCGCCGCCCGTCCCGCGCGGGGACCGGGCTGGCCGGACGCGGTCCCGCTACCGTCAGGGTTCCCCGAAGGCTGGGACGAGTTCAGCGCTCCCCTGCGCCAGGAAGCCAGCACCAAGTTCATCGCCGGGACCGCGCAGTGGTGGAAAGACGTGTGGTGGCAAGACCTCTTCGAACCGGCGAGCGCGAGCATGCCGACGCGCCACGGCACCCAGACCATGCGGGTCGCGATCCGCTCGGCGAACGTGTTCGACATGGGATCCGGGCCGACGCCCCGCCCGGCAGGCCGCCTGCTGTTCCGCGACTTCCGAGGGCCGGACGTCGCGGTCGTGCAGGAGTACACAGTGGAGAGTCGCAGCCTGGGCAAGGACCTGATCAACGCCACCGGGAACATCGAAACCGTGCCGCCCTACCCCGGCTTCCCACAGGGCCGCCTGGTCTACGGCAGCGGCGCCTCCCGGCAGCCCGATCCGGCGTTCATCAAGATGCTGACCGCGCAAGGACAGCAGCCGCCGATCGTGCTCGACACGACCTGGCTGGCCGTCGGCCACGTCGACGAACCCCTGCACGTGGTCCGCGCGAACAACGCCCGCGGCTGGACCTTGCTCGTCGCCGATCCCCGCCTCGCGGTCGACCTACTCAAGAAGGTTCCCCGTCAACGAAACTCCTGGAGCACACGGCCGCGGAGCACAAGCCGACCGCGGCGGAGCTGCTCGCCGACCGGAAGTTCCTGA